A window from Salvia miltiorrhiza cultivar Shanhuang (shh) chromosome 2, IMPLAD_Smil_shh, whole genome shotgun sequence encodes these proteins:
- the LOC131009665 gene encoding protein SRC2-like: MECRTFEITLISANNLEKLTRLLRMKVYAKVSIGGTTEIHKRTPTDRHGGSNPAWNFTVKYTLNEPMVQHYANMLVVKLFSRRRLACDRYVGEVHTSLKELFDIAAPNGGSAILTFPVQIGSISSQGAVRFSYRFGEKVTIDKMLLAERVAGWSQC, from the coding sequence atggAGTGCAGAACATTTGAGATAACCCTAATCTCAGCCAACAACCTGGAGAAGCTGACGCGGCTGCTGCGGATGAAGGTCTACGCCAAGGTGTCGATCGGCGGCACGACGGAGATCCACAAGCGGACCCCGACGGACCGGCACGGCGGCTCCAACCCGGCGTGGAACTTCACGGTGAAGTACACCTTGAACGAGCCCATGGTACAACACTACGCCAACATGCTGGTCGTCAAGCTCTTCAGCCGGAGGCGCCTCGCCTGCGACCGCTACGTCGGCGAAGTCCACACCTCCCTCAAGGAGCTCTTCGACATCGCCGCGCCCAACGGCGGCAGCGCCATCCTCACCTTTCCGGTGCAGATAGGCAGCATTAGTTCTCAGGGGGCGGTCAGGTTTTCTTACAGGTTTGGGGAGAAAGTCACCATTGATAAGATGCTCTTAGCTGAGAGAGTTGCAGGCTGGTCGcagtgttga
- the LOC131009666 gene encoding uncharacterized protein LOC131009666: protein MVQLFLPSKENLLSRGVTVGGECGVCKEGNKALWEGVLPNPVRTVALAGSCREEWLNAHSTVGHATTTGAAAAVPRGCSGWHNIPEGSIRCGVDAAFFTSMNAMGIGIVIRDHEGNFLAGKSVKIRGLQAVDEGELMGIKEALSWLKELGLMHGSIESDSKLACDAINKNERSINEKGIIVACCRRDLVLLPDIRVMHIRRNQNAIAHCFAKAARDVAKLHVWNEPPSFVEGHLDPCSMLV from the exons ATGGTGCAGTTGTTCCTGCCATCTAAAGAGAACCTGCTTTCCAGAGGTGTTACGGTTGGAGGCGAGTGTGGTGTGTGTAAAGAAGG GAACAAGGCTTTATGGGAAGGGGTGCTGCCTAATCCGGTGCGCACTGTTGCACTGGCTGGAAGTTGCAGGGAAGAGTGGCTGAATGCTCACTCAACTGTCGGCCATGCTACAACAACTGGAGCTGCTGCCGCGGTCCCGCGTGGTTGCTCGGGCTGGCATAATATACCAGAGGGCTCTATCCGGTGTGGGGTGGATGCTGCGTTTTTCACCAGCATGAATGCCATGGGTATTGGCATTGTTATACGTGATCATGAGGGCAATTTCTTGGCTGGAAAATCTGTGAAAATTCGTGGTTTGCAGGCTGTAGATGAAGGAGAACTCATGGGTATAAAGGAAGCTCTCTCTTGGTTGAAGGAACTTGGCCTCATGCATGGTTCGATTGAGTCAGATAGCAAATTGGCTTGTGATGCTATAAACAAGAATGAGAGGAGTATCAACGAAAAAGGCATTATTGTGGCTTGCTGTCGACGGGATCTTGTGCTCTTGCCGGATATTAGAGTTATGCATATTCGGAGAAATCAAAATGCGATAGCTCATTGCTTCGCTAAAGCTGCGAGAGATGTTGCTAAActtcatgtttggaatgaacccccgTCCTTTGTGGAGGGTCATCTCGATCCATGCTCCATGCTCgtgtaa